In Apium graveolens cultivar Ventura chromosome 10, ASM990537v1, whole genome shotgun sequence, the following are encoded in one genomic region:
- the LOC141693069 gene encoding protein SMAX1-LIKE 4 produces the protein MRAGAITVQQTLTTEAASVLKHSLGLARRRGHAQVTPLHVATVLLSSRGSLLKRACLKSQSPQSVHPLHSRALELCFNVALNRLPTTPGPLLHGQPSLSNALIAALKRAQAHQRRGCIEQQQQQQQQPLLAIKVELEQLILSILDDPSVSRVMREAGFSSTLIKNNLEESANSASPVFQYCYNSSTSGGVYSSPCSPNSTADATNYPTNFLHTQFLNYSSEQNPLFFSPLKKVQEPDYVKEEDVKLVFEVLLRKKKRNTIIVGDSVSITEGLVTEIMSRIERGWVHSDVPEELRSAHFIKFQFSSIPLRFMRRDEVEMNLSDLKRKVDSLSLGGRGVIIFTGDLKWTVENHFDDSREGKYSPVDHLVSEIGRLLFEYSSSNTKVWLMATADYQTYMKCQMKQPSLEMQWSLQAVSVPSGGLGLSLNATSVHESRMAPSQMLERKLFTSKEESDMFTCCAECTINYEKEAALFKLSGQQNKPSWLISQSSDSLQRDNLAELRRKWSRLCHSLHQGRVQNHMDSSLLSNRHLIGTNQSYTSSTHPWWPNKNSTAPDTNSISFADSGLKHNRVSGSTIPRFRRQQSCHIEFNYADRYNKQAEEPNLNSLKDGEGREEIITLALGNIQPLDSGKGERMIHDGDLCKVLQDNVPWQLEKIPSIVQVLTENAKNKSTWMLIQGNDSIGKRRLALGIAELVFGSADYYLCMNMSDKGYKINSCSEILERALRSREKLVLLVEDVDLAEPQFIKFLSDGFETGNFGDTSKKEDCVFILTKASHTTHHSEEKRRKTTVIQMKLELNETSPRFDQKRKLDYEFSGRSKSARFNEKEIESLIISENLKNKKDLSRESSSNTLDLNLMADDNDDDEGNKNDVLSSDLENSLKFLESIKNQFVFDQESRKMKDTFLYKIKRAFEAAKQDADHDELQVEEAVLDELVGGCDQFLENLFEKWLKDIFESSLNTVKSGGKEGGSIIRLCLGDKKECGGIQKGGGIQDDGFKGSILPKKIHF, from the exons ATGCGTGCAGGAGCTATAACAGTTCAACAGACCCTCACTACAGAGGCTGCTTCTGTATTGAAGCATTCTCTTGGCTTGGCGAGGCGGCGAGGCCATGCTCAAGTTACTCCATTGCATGTAGCCACCGTTCTTTTGAGCTCTAGAGGCAGTCTTTTAAAAAGGGCTTGTCTTAAATCTCAGTCTCCTCAGTCTGTGCATCCTTTGCATTCTAGAGCACTTGAGCTTTGCTTCAATGTGGCTCTTAATCGTCTTCCGACGACACCAGGGCCTCTTCTGCATGGCCAGCCTTCGCTGTCTAATGCTCTCATTGCGGCGCTTAAGCGTGCTCAAGCTCATCAGAGGAGGGGGTGCATTgagcagcagcaacaacagcagcaacagccTCTTTTGGCTATTAAAGTTGAGCTGGAGCAGCTCATTTTGTCTATCCTGGATGATCCTAGTGTTAGTAGAGTTATGAGAGAAGCTGGTTTTTCAAGTACTTTGATCAAGAACAACTTGGAAGAGTCTGCTAATTCAGCTTCACCTGTTTTTCAGTACTGTTATAATAGTAGTACTTCAGGTGGGGTTTATTCATCTCCTTGTTCTCCCAACTCTACTGCTGATGCTACTAATTATCCTACTAATTTCTTGCATACCCAGTTCTTGAATTACTCTTCTGAGCAAAACCCACTTTTCTTTTCACCTCTGAAGAAAGTTCAAGAACCTGATTATGTCAAGGAAGAGGATGTCAAGTTGGTTTTTGAGGTCTTGTTGAGGAAGAAAAAGAGGAACACTATCATTGTTGGAGATTCAGTGTCTATAACTGAAGGTCTTGTCACTGAAATCATGTCGAGGATCGAAAGAGGTTGGGTTCATAGTGATGTTCCTGAAGAATTAAGATCAGCCCATTTTATTAAGTTTCAGTTCTCATCAATTCCATTGAGGTTTATGAGAAGAGATGAAGTGGAGATGAACTTGTCAGACCTGAAAAGAAAGGTGGATTCACTTTCTTTAGGAGGAAGGGGAGTGATTATATTCACAGGTGACTTGAAATGGACAGTTGAAAATCATTTTGATGATTCAAGAGAAGGTAAATATAGCCCAGTTGATCATTTGGTCTCAGAGATAGGAAGGTTGCTCTTTGAGTATAGTAGCTCAAACACAAAGGTCTGGTTGATGGCTACTGCAGATTACCAAACCTACATGAAGTGCCAAATGAAACAACCTTCTCTTGAGATGCAATGGTCTCTTCAAGCTGTTTCTGTTCCATCTGGTGGACTTGGCTTGAGTCTCAATGCCACTAG TGTTCACGAATCAAGGATGGCGCCATCTCAAATGCTAGAGAGGAAGCTATTCACAAGCAAAGAGGAATCAGATATGTTCACTTGCTGCGCAGAATGCACTATCAACTATGAAAAAGAAGCTGCTTTATTCAAATTATCAGGCCAGCAAAACAAGCCTTCTTGGCTCATATCACAGAGTTCTGATTCCCTTCAAAGG GATAATCTGGCTGAGTTGAGGAGGAAATGGAGTAGACTATGTCATAGCCTCCACCAAGGCAGGGTTCAGAACCACATGGATTCTTCTTTGCTAAGCAATCGACATTTGATTGGAACCAATCAGTCGTATACTTCATCAACACATCCATGGTGGCCTAATAAGAATAGCACAGCTCCTGACACTAATTCAATCTCCTTTGCGGATTCAGGGTTAAAGCATAATCGTGTAAGTGGCAGTACTATCCCACGTTTCAGACGACAACAATCATGTCACATTGAGTTCAATTATGCTGACCGCTATAACAAACAAGCGGAGGAACCAAACTTGAATTCTCTTAAGGATGGGGAAGGAAGAGAAGAGATAATCACACTTGCCCTTGGTAACATTCAACCCTTGGATTCTGGGAAAGGTGAAAGAATGATCCATGATGGGGATTTATGTAAAGTGCTACAAGATAATGTGCCTTGGCAATTAGAAAAAATTCCTTCTATTGTTCAAGTCTTGACTGAAAATGCCAAAAACAAAAGTACTTGGATGTTAATTCAAGGAAATGATTCAATTGGGAAGAGAAGATTAGCTCTTGGAATTGCAGAATTAGTATTCGGATCAGCTGACTACTACTTGTGCATGAACATGAGTGATAAAGGATATAAGATAAACTCGTGTTCTGAGATACTCGAAAGGGCATTGAGAAGTCGTGAAAAGCTTGTCCTTCTAGTGGAAGATGTCGATTTAGCTGAACCTCAGTTCATTAAGTTTCTGAGTGACGGATTTGAGACCGGGAATTTTGGTGATACTTCTAAAAAGGAAGACTGTGTATTCATTTTAACAAAGGCGTCTCATACGACACATCACAGCGAGGAAAAGAGAAGGAAGACGACAGTCATACAAATGAAGCTGGAGCTTAACGAAACAAGTCCTAGATTTGACCAAAAACGCAAACTGGACTATGAATTTTCAGGCAGGAGCAAGTCTGCAAGGTTCAATGAAAAAGAAATAGAGAGTTTGATCATAAGTGAAAATTTGAAGAACAAAAAAGATCTGAGTAGAGAATCAAGCTCTAACACCCTTGATCTTAATCTCATGGCTGATGATAACGACGACGATGAAGGCAACAAAAATGATGTACTTTCAAGTGACCTTGAGAATTCACTCAAGTTTCTTGAATCCATAAAAAACCAGTTTGTTTTCGATCAAGAATCACGAAAAATGAAGGACACATTCTTGTACAAGATCAAGAGGGCATTTGAGGCAGCAAAACAGGATGCCGATCACGATGAATTACAAGTCGAGGAAGCAGTTTTGGATGAATTAGTAGGGGGGTGTGATCAGTTTCTGGAGAACTTGTTTGAAAAATGGCTAAAAGACATTTTTGAATCAAGTTTGAATACAGTTAAAAGTGGCGGGAAAGAAGGTGGGAGTATAATTAGGCTTTGTTTGGGTGACAAAAAAGAGTGTGGGGGTATACAGAAGGGGGGTGGTATACAAGATGATGGGTTTAAGGGTTCAATTCTGCCCAAGAAAATCCATTTCTAA
- the LOC141693013 gene encoding large ribosomal subunit protein uL30y-like — protein MVEVEMKASVVPESFLKKQKRAEEWALAKKQEVEATKKKNKENRKLFFNRAQQYDKEYKKQDQELIDLKRDARLKGGFYVSPEPKLLFIIRIRGINAIDPKTKKILQLLRLRQIFNGVFLKVNKATLNMLHRVEPYVTYGYPNLKSVKELIYKRGHGKLKGQRIALTDNAIVEQALGKFGILCVEDLIHEIMTVGPHFKEANNFLWPFQLKAPLGGLKKKRNHYVEGGDAGNREAFVNELIRRMN, from the exons ATGGTTGAGGTGGAAATGAAGGCTTCTGTGGTTCCAGAATCGTTCTTGAAAAAGCAGAAAAGAGCAGAAGAATGGGCTCTTGCAAAGAAGCAAGAGGTCGAAGCTACCaagaaaaagaacaaggagaataGGAAGTTGTTCTTCAATCGTGCTCAGCAGTACGATAAGGAGTACAAGAAGCAG GATCAAGAGTTGATAGACTTGAAGCGTGATGCAAGATTGAAGGGTGGTTTCTATGTTAGCCCAGAGCCTAAGCTTTTGTTCATCATCAGGATTCGAGg TATCAATGCCATTGACCCAAAGACCAAGAAGATCTTGCAACTTCTGCGATTGAGACAG ATATTTAATGGTGTTTTCTTGAAAGTAAACAAGGCCACTCTCAATATGCTGCACAGGGTGGAGCCATATGTTACTTACGG ATACCCAAATCTGAAAAGTGTTAAAGAGTTGATTTACAAGAGGGGTCATGGAAAACTTAAAGGGCAGAGAATTGCCTTGACTGACAATGCTATCGTGGAGCAG GCTCTAGGCAAGTTTGGAATACTCTGCGTTGAAGACTTGATCCATGAAATTATGACTGTTGGACCTCACTTCAAGGAAGCAAACAACTTCCTCTGGCCATTCCAGCTCAAGGCACCACTTGGTGGTCTTAAGAAGAAACGAAATCACTATGTTGAGGGAGGTGATGCTGGTAATCGTGAGGCCTTTGTTAATGAGCTCATCAGAAGGATGAATTAG
- the LOC141693543 gene encoding choline monooxygenase, chloroplastic isoform X1, whose protein sequence is MMLVKPLHFSQSFQQNNKIKAIPLLKSCLHKPRFVLNISSSCNLIPEGRLLVDEFNPKIPVEKALTPPSSWYTHPSFLQLELDRVFYKGWQAVGYNEQIKESGDFFTGRLGNIEYLVCRDDNGELQAFHNVCRHHASLLAFGSGKKACFTCPYHGWTYGLDGKLLKATRITGIQNFNVNEFGLVPLGVASWGPFILLNMESENFPHQQSPSNVCTEWLGSASEILSVNGVDSSLTYLCRREYIIECNWKVFCDNYLDGGYHVPYAHKGLASGLNLESYSTSVFEKVSIQRCDSGQVEIHEDTDRLGSKALYAFIYPNFMINRYGPWMDTNLVLPLGPRKCKVIFDYFLDPLLKFVLLQDDKEFIETSLKDSESVQDEDIFLCEAVQKGLESPAYSSGRYAPAIEKAMHHFHCLLHKNLVNE, encoded by the exons ATGATGCTTGTTAAGCCTCTTCACTTCTCTCAATCTTTCCAACAAAATAACAAAATCAAAGCAATCCCATTGCTAAAATCATGCTTACACAAACCTCGATTTGTTTTAAATATTTCAAGTTCTTGTAATTTAATTCCGGAGGGTCGATTATTAGTTGATGAATTTAATCCTAAAATCCCGGTTGAAAAAGCTCTAACACCGCCTAGTTCTTGGTACACTCACCCTTCATTTCTGCAACTTGAACTTGATCGTGTTTTTTACAAGGGCTGGCAGGCTGTTG GGTATAATGAGCAGATTAAAGAATCAGGTGATTTCTTCACTGGCAG GTTAGGAAACATAGAGTATTTGGTGTGTCGAGATGATAATGGTGAACTACAGGCATTTCACAATGTATGTCGCCATCATGCCTCCCTTCTTGCGTTTGGAAGTGGTAAGAAGGCTTGCTTCACTTGCCCGTATCAT GGATGGACATATGGATTAGATGGAAAACTTCTCAAGGCAACTAGAATCACGGGTATTCAGAATTTCAATGTTAAT GAATTTGGATTGGTTCCGCTCGGAGTAGCTAGTTGGGGACCATTTATTCTTCTGAATATGGAATCTGAAAATTTTCCTCATCAACAATCTCCTAGTAATGTGTGTACTGAATGGCTTGGTAGTGCATCAGAGATCCTGAGTGTCAATGGAGTTGATTCATCACTGACTTATCTGTGCAGACGGGAATACATTATTGAATGCAACTGGAAG GTATTCTGCGACAACTACTTAGATGGTGGATATCATGTACCATATGCACATAAAGGTCTCGCATCTGGCCTTAATCTTGAGTCATATTCCACCTCG GTATTTGAAAAGGTTAGTATCCAAAGATGCGATAGTGGTCAGGTTGAAATTCACGAGGATACTGATCGGCTTGGATCAAAAGCTCTATATGCTTTTATATATCCCAACTTTATGATTAATAG GTATGGACCCTGGATGGATACTAATCTAGTACTACCCCTTGGACCGCGAAAATGCAAAGTGATATTTGATTACTTTCTTGACCCCTTGCTTAAG TTTGTGTTATTGCAGGATGACAAAGAATTTATCGAAACTAGTTTGAAAGACAGCGAGAGCGTCCAG GATGAAGATATCTTTTTATGTGAAGCTGTTCAGAAAGGTCTTGAATCACCGGCATATTCTAGTGGCCGTTATGCACCAGCCATTGAGAAGGCCATGCACCACTTTCATTGCCTACTGCACAAGAATCTCGTAAATGAATAA
- the LOC141693543 gene encoding choline monooxygenase, chloroplastic isoform X2: protein MMLVKPLHFSQSFQQNNKIKAIPLLKSCLHKPRFVLNISSSCNLIPEGRLLVDEFNPKIPVEKALTPPSSWYTHPSFLQLELDRVFYKGWQAVGYNEQIKESGDFFTGRLGNIEYLVCRDDNGELQAFHNVCRHHASLLAFGSGKKACFTCPYHGWTYGLDGKLLKATRITGIQNFNVNEFGLVPLGVASWGPFILLNMESENFPHQQSPSNVCTEWLGSASEILSVNGVDSSLTYLCRREYIIECNWKVFCDNYLDGGYHVPYAHKGLASGLNLESYSTSVFEKVSIQRCDSGQVEIHEDTDRLGSKALYAFIYPNFMINRYGPWMDTNLVLPLGPRKCKVIFDYFLDPLLKDDKEFIETSLKDSESVQDEDIFLCEAVQKGLESPAYSSGRYAPAIEKAMHHFHCLLHKNLVNE from the exons ATGATGCTTGTTAAGCCTCTTCACTTCTCTCAATCTTTCCAACAAAATAACAAAATCAAAGCAATCCCATTGCTAAAATCATGCTTACACAAACCTCGATTTGTTTTAAATATTTCAAGTTCTTGTAATTTAATTCCGGAGGGTCGATTATTAGTTGATGAATTTAATCCTAAAATCCCGGTTGAAAAAGCTCTAACACCGCCTAGTTCTTGGTACACTCACCCTTCATTTCTGCAACTTGAACTTGATCGTGTTTTTTACAAGGGCTGGCAGGCTGTTG GGTATAATGAGCAGATTAAAGAATCAGGTGATTTCTTCACTGGCAG GTTAGGAAACATAGAGTATTTGGTGTGTCGAGATGATAATGGTGAACTACAGGCATTTCACAATGTATGTCGCCATCATGCCTCCCTTCTTGCGTTTGGAAGTGGTAAGAAGGCTTGCTTCACTTGCCCGTATCAT GGATGGACATATGGATTAGATGGAAAACTTCTCAAGGCAACTAGAATCACGGGTATTCAGAATTTCAATGTTAAT GAATTTGGATTGGTTCCGCTCGGAGTAGCTAGTTGGGGACCATTTATTCTTCTGAATATGGAATCTGAAAATTTTCCTCATCAACAATCTCCTAGTAATGTGTGTACTGAATGGCTTGGTAGTGCATCAGAGATCCTGAGTGTCAATGGAGTTGATTCATCACTGACTTATCTGTGCAGACGGGAATACATTATTGAATGCAACTGGAAG GTATTCTGCGACAACTACTTAGATGGTGGATATCATGTACCATATGCACATAAAGGTCTCGCATCTGGCCTTAATCTTGAGTCATATTCCACCTCG GTATTTGAAAAGGTTAGTATCCAAAGATGCGATAGTGGTCAGGTTGAAATTCACGAGGATACTGATCGGCTTGGATCAAAAGCTCTATATGCTTTTATATATCCCAACTTTATGATTAATAG GTATGGACCCTGGATGGATACTAATCTAGTACTACCCCTTGGACCGCGAAAATGCAAAGTGATATTTGATTACTTTCTTGACCCCTTGCTTAAG GATGACAAAGAATTTATCGAAACTAGTTTGAAAGACAGCGAGAGCGTCCAG GATGAAGATATCTTTTTATGTGAAGCTGTTCAGAAAGGTCTTGAATCACCGGCATATTCTAGTGGCCGTTATGCACCAGCCATTGAGAAGGCCATGCACCACTTTCATTGCCTACTGCACAAGAATCTCGTAAATGAATAA
- the LOC141692042 gene encoding uncharacterized protein At4g02000-like, which translates to MASSGNAENLEEAYSKLSLENGDEDFGLVLEDVPENSVKQDYNRCLVGRFLTNRKVNFMAMQDTLASIWRPVKGVFMEETDQPNIFLFKFFHDLDMQRVLNDGPWTFNQQVLLIKRLNVDEQLKDIKLSELYIWVQIYDVPLGFKSEYVLKSIGNYVGRFLESDSKNFERMGRNYLRIMVAIDVMKPLKSKMRIKKAGDDWMWFQFKYERLPSFCFFCGLIGHTEKFCEALFDNPQGTEIRNYDGSLRATMRKQSISA; encoded by the coding sequence ATGGCGAGCTCTGGAAATGCTGAAAACTTGGAAGAGGCATATTCAAAGCTCTCGTTGGAAAATGGAGATGAGGATTTTGGCCTGGTGTTGGAGGATGTTCCGGAGAACAGCGTGAAGCAAGATTATAACAGGTGTTTGGTGGGTAGATTCTTAACAAATAGGAAGGTGAATTTTATGGCAATGCAAGATACCTTGGCGTCAATATGGAGACCGGTTAAGGGGGTGTTCATGGAGGAGACGGATCAACCAAATATTTTCCTATTTAAATTCTTTCATGATCTTGATATGCAGAGAGTTCTGAATGATGGTCCTTGGACTTTTAATCAACAAGTCCTTCTTATTAAAAGGTTAAATGTGGATGAACAACTGAAGGACATTAAGCTATCGGAACTCTACATATGGGTCCAAATTTATGATGTCCCGCTTGGTTTCAAGTCAGAATATGTGCTGAAATCCATAGGTAATTATGTGGGGAGATTTCTGGAATCGGATTCTAAGAACTTTGAAAGGATGGGTAGAAATTATTTAAGGATTATGGTGGCTATTGATGTGATGAAACCGTTAAAAAGCAAGATGCGAATTAAAAAAGCTGGAGATGATTGGATGTGGTTCCAGTTTAAGTATGAGAGATTGCCTTCATTCTGTTTTTTCTGTGGGTTAATAGGACATACTGAGAAGTTTTGTGAGGCGTTGTTTGATAATCCTCAGGGTACAGAAATCAGAAACTATGACGGGTCCTTACGTGCAACAATGCGTAAACAGAGTATAAGTGCATAA